Proteins from one Podospora pseudocomata strain CBS 415.72m chromosome 4, whole genome shotgun sequence genomic window:
- the rcd1 gene encoding RNA-binding protein, CCR4-NOT complex subunit Rcd1 (EggNog:ENOG503NWKG; COG:S; BUSCO:EOG09263Q8J) codes for MMPNPHVYGHHQYPQADSAWMHQQTSHQHHVQAAAQGAVNVAQQQYHNRLAGAHNGVNALAQSHAQESSLDASVSEDNRRTLQYIADLLDENTREAALLELSKKREQVPELALILWHSFGVMTSLLQEIISVYSLLNPSQLTAAASNRVCNALALLQCVASHNETRTLFLSAHIPLFLYPFLNTTSKSRPFEYLRLTSLGVIGALVKNDSTEVINFLLTTEIIPLCLRIMETGSELSKTVAIFIVQKILLDDNGLNYICATYERFYAVGTVLSNMVGQLVEQQTARLLKHVVRCFLRLSDNARAREALRQCLPEPLRDNTFAAVLRDDAATKRCLHQLVVNLQENVVEPSGQLGI; via the exons ATGATGCCCAACCCGCACGTATATGGCCACCACCAGTATCCCCAGGCGGACTCGGCCTGGATGCACCAGCAGACATCGCACCAGCACCACGTCCAGGCCGCTGCTCAGGGTGCTGTGAATGTGGCCCAGCAGCAATATCACAACCGCCTGGCTGGCGCTCACAATGGCGTCAATGCCCTGGCGCAGAGCCACGCGCAGGAGAGCTCGTTGGATGCGTCCGTCTCGGAGGACAATAGACGGACACTGCAGTACATCGCCGATCTGCTTGATGAGAACACGCGTGAGGCGGCCTTGTTGGAGCTCAGCAAGAAGCGGGAACAGGTACCCGAGTTGGCACTTATCTTGTGGCACTCGTTTG GCGTCATGACTTCGCTCCTTCAAGAGATCATCAGCGTGTACAGCTTGTTGAACCCATCGCAACTCACTGCGGCGGCTTCCAACAGAGTGTGCAACGCGCTGGCTCTCCTCCAGTGTGTTGCGTCGCACAACGAGACACGCACATTGTTCCTAAGCG CTCATATTCCTCTTTTCCTGTATCCATTCCTCAACACAACCTCCAAGTCTAGGCCGTTCGAATACTTGCGGCTCACGTCGTTGGGAGTGATCGGTGCGCTGGTTAAGAATGACTCGACTGAGGTGATCAACTTCCTGTTGACCACCGAGATCATTCCTCTGTGTCTTCGCATCATGGAGACGGGGTCCGAGCTCAGCAAGACGGTGGCGATTTTCATTGTCCAGAAGATTCTGCTCGACGACAACGGCCTCAACTATATTTGCGCCACATACGAGCGATTCTATGCGGTCGGGACAGTGTTGAGCAACATGGTGGGCCAGCTTGTCGAACAGCAAACGGCTAGGCTCCTGAAGCATGTTGTGCGATGCTTCCTTAG GTTGAGCGATAATGCGAGAGCCCGTGAGGCGTTGCGTCAGTGCCTCCCAGAGCCTCTGCGAGACAACACTTTTGCCGCCGTCCTTCGGGATGACGCCGCAACAAAGCGTTGTCTGCACCAGCTCGTTGTCAACCTTCAGGAAAATGTAGTCGAACCCAGCGGCCAACTTGGAATCTGA
- a CDS encoding hypothetical protein (COG:T; EggNog:ENOG503NWTU): protein MSPNRGQTIVSTFASVFLFALLAFTQLVTALPSSSHGSQKRAVGDKYLIGVGKADITGPVVEINFAGYADTAQTGTGLRQRLYARAFIIGEVSNPANRFVYLVLDTMSGDTAVRRGILEGIAAQGTGYGMYKAGNVAVTGTHSHSGPGAWFNYLLPQITSLGFDKQSYKAIVDGAVLAVKRAHEGLQEGYLDFGTTRIEDANINRSLYSYLANPAAERAQYGDDSVEKIMTLLRFQRASDGKNIGVLTWFPVHPTSMQGNNTHVTGDNKGLAAYYFERSVRGDSAVAEGFVAGFSQANMGDSSPNVLGAWCDDGSGQMCDFETSTCADGKSQACRARGPAFEKLDLGVASCEIIAQRQFDGAKSLYTSLASSSTPVTGASVRSFHYFQDMRYYTFPLANGTLVQTCPAALGHSFAAGTSDWPGAFDFTQGDSGAPNNPFWSVVGGLLKAPSPQQKACQQPKPVLLNVGEMDVPYAWSPNIMDIQSFRVGQFIIVVSPVEVTTMAGRRWKAAVKNAAASELSLGTEPYVVLGGPANTYSHYLTTPEEYQIQRYEGASTLFGQWALPAFVNLTLRGLPYLSSSSSSQPTFGSPAPPDNRENSLSFITGVAFDAEPIGKKFGAVLTQPVASYTRGQAVSVRFQGANPRNNLRLEGTYAAVEKQVNGQWTRVLSDEDWKLVYTWKRTNWALGHSEVTITWETSATEDSAGTYRVRYHGDSKPLIGNIKAFEGVSNSFTLS, encoded by the exons ATGTCGCCAAATAGAGGACAGACTATTGTGTCCACGTTTGCCAGCGTTTTCCTGTTCGCTCTTCTTGCCTTCACGCAGCTAGTTACcgccctccccagcagcagtcatGGCTCCCAAAAACGAGCAGTCGGCGACAAGTATCTTATTGGTGTGGGCAAAGCAGATATCACCGGTCCGGTGGTAGAGATCAACTTTGCTGGTTACGCCGACACAGCTCAAACTGGTACTGGTCTCCGCCAACGATTATACGCTCGCGCGTTCATCATCGGGGAGGTgtccaaccccgccaaccGGTTTGTTTACCTTGTTCTGGATACCATGTCTGGCGATACCGCCGTCCGCCgtgggattttggagggCATCGCTGCCCAAGGGACGGGGTACGGCATGTACAAAGCCGGCAATGTGGCTGTTACCGGCACACATTCACATTCTGGTCCCGGAGCTTGGTTCAACTACTTGCTCCCCCAAATCACGAGCTTGGGTTTCGACAAGCAGAGTTACAAGGCTATCGTCGACGGCGCCGTTTTGGCTGTCAAGCGGGCGCACGAGGGCCTTCAGGAGGGTTACCTCGACTTTGGCACCACCAGAATCGAAGACGCAAACATCAACCGGAGTTTGTACTCATACTTGGCCAACCCTGCCGCGGAACGGGCTCAGTATGGGGATGACAGTGTGGAAAAGATTATGACGTTGTTGAGGTTCCAGAGGGCATCGGATGGGAAGAATATCGGGGTGTTGACTTGGTTTCCGGTCCATCCTACTTCAATGCAGGGGAATAATACCCATGTGACGGGGGATAACAAGGGTTTGGCGGCTTATTATTTTGAGAGGAGCGTGAGGGGTGACAGTGCGGTTGCCGAAGGGTTTGTGGCTGGGTTTTCGCAGGCAAATATGGGGGATTCGTCGCCGAATGTGTTGGGCGCTTggtgtgatgatgggtcCGGTCAGATGTGCGATTTTGAGACGAGTACGTGTGCGGACGGGAAGAGCCAGGCTTGTCGGGCGAGGGGACCGGCGTTTGAGAAgttggatttgggggtggcGAGCTGTGAGATTATTGCGCAGAGGCAGTTTGATGGGGCTAAGAGTCTCTAT ACTTCTCTTGCTTCTTCATCGACTCCTGTCACAGGCGCCTCTGTCCGCTCGTTCCACTATTTCCAAGATATGCGCTACTACACCTTCCCCCTTGCCAACGGCACTCTCGTGCAAACCTGCCCTGCTGCGTTGGGACACTCCTTTGCTGCCGGCACGTCTGACTGGCCCGGCGCATTTGACTTCACCCAGGGCGACTCCGGTGCGCCCAACAACCCGTTCTGGTCTGTTGTCGGTGGTTTGCTCAAGGCGCCTTCTCCCCAACAAAAGGCCTGCCAACAGCCCAAGCCTGTCCTCCTCAACGTAGGCGAGATGGACGTCCCCTATGCCTGGAGCCCCAACATTATGGATATTCAATCTTTCCGTGTGGGGCAGTTCATCATCGTTGTCTCCCCTGTCGAAGtcaccaccatggctggCAGAAGGTGGAAGGCTGCTGTGAAGAACGCGGCTGCTTCTGAGCTGTCCTTGGGAACTGAACCCTACGTCGTATTGGGAGGTCCAGCAAACACTTACTCCCATTACTTGACAACCCCAGAGGAGTACCAGATCCAGCGATACGAAGGAGCTTCGACTCTCTTTGGTCAGTGGGCGCTCCCCGCATTtgtcaacctcaccctccgcgGCCTGCCGTATCTCTCGTCGTCTTCCAGCTCCCAGCCGACTTTCGGCTCTCCAGCACCCCCAGACAACCGCGAAAACTCGCTCAGCTTCATCACTGGCGTCGCGTTTGATGCCGAGCCCATCGGGAAGAAGTTCGGGGCCGTCCTCACTCAGCCTGTTGCGTCTTACACCCGCGGTCAGGCGGTGAGTGTTCGATTCCAGGGTGCGAACCCGAGGAATAACTTGAGACTTGAGGGGACGTATGCCGCGGTCGAGAAGCAGGTCAATGGGCAGTGGACGAGGGTGCtgagtgatgaggattggAAGCTGGTGTATACTTGGAAGAGGACGAACTGGGCTTTGGGGCACAGCGAGGTGACGATTACCTGGGAGACGAGCGCGACGGAGGACAGTGCGGGGACGTATAGGGTGAGGTATCATGGTGATTCGAAGCCGTTGATTGGGAATATTAAGGCTTTTGAGGGGGTGTCGAATAGTTTTACGCTGAGTTGA
- a CDS encoding hypothetical protein (EggNog:ENOG503P8ZA; COG:S) encodes MTKPWEQYREIIIAEYRDNRKPLHEVKKLMEQQYRFKASTRAYRSRFDKWGIQKYSRRRRGNSMGEDGEGDDTQYLSPHQSPELEDNRYQARSPAMTPGDLYHPGSSATTQSNEYRDPFIKPEPTVQYSQYSMMPIHPSAEANTHLSPISYNTYSHHQAIGYPSDQMSTYHHRAGNALVSAQTSPNPQSYQEPSAAHMTYGYSFDYSRH; translated from the exons ATGACGAAGCCGTGGGAACAGTACCGTGAAATCATCATAGCGGAGTACCGGGACAACAGGAAGCCACTCCATgaggtcaagaagctcatgGAGCAGCAGTACCGGTTCAAGGCGTC TACCCGGGCCTATCGATCGCGGTTCGACAAATGGGGCATCCAGAAGTATTCTCGTCGCAGGCGTGGGAATTCCATGGGTGAGGACGGGGAAGGAGACGACACCCAATATCTTTCGCCTCATCAAAGCCCAGAACTCGAAGACAACAGATACCAGGCACGCTCACCAGCCATGACCCCAGGCGACCTGTACCACCCAGGATCCAGCGCGACGACACAGTCGAACGAGTACAGAGA CCCTTTCATCAAGCCAGAACCTACAGTCCAGTACAGCCAATACAGCATGATGCCCATCCATCCGAGTGCCGAGGCAAATACCCACCTGTCACCCATCTCATACAATACATATTCGCATCACCAGGCCATTGGTTACCCATCTGACCAGATGTCCACCTATCATCACCGAGCGGGCAATGCTCTAGTCTCGGCCCAAACCTCGCCAAATCCCCAGAGCTACCAGGAGCCGTCTGCCGCCCACATGACGTATGGGTACTCATTCGACTACTCCAGGCACTGA
- the VVD gene encoding Vivid protein light receptor (COG:T; EggNog:ENOG503PD4D), with product MSNQVNTWDGNSWEGRAIEHYGGRQLDTQIYDPIIFPGLYSNSGLDIMSVLQISLHSRPNPQVDIGAVDMSCPIIVCDLLRPDQPIIYASDSFLELTGYNRPEVLERNCRFMQAPGGQVKPKSARKYVDEKTIKKMRKSVDRNSELQIPVTNFKKDGQQFTNYLTMIPLQFNSHQFNISVGFQCEMNG from the exons ATGAGCAACCAGGTCAATACATGGGATGGCAACTCGTGGGAGGGTCGTGCTATCGAG CACTATGGTGGGCGGCAGTTGGACACGCAAATCTACGATCCCATCATCTTTCCTGGGTTGTATTCCAACAGCGGTCTTGACATCATGTCGGTGCTG CAGATCTCTCTCCACTCAAGACCAAACCCCCAGGTGGACATTGGAGCTGTCGACATGTCGTGTCCCATCATCGTCTGCGACCTCTTGCGACCCGATCAGCCCATCATCTACGCATCAGACTCCTTCCTGGAACTGACAGGATACAACCGACCAGAGGTACTGGAGAGAAACTGCCGGTTCATGCAGGCCCCTGGTGGGCAAGTCAAGCCCAAATCGGCACGAAAATATGTCGACGAAAAGACAATCAAGAAGATGCGGAAATCGGTCGACCGGAACTCTGAGCTGCAGATCCCAGTCACCAACTTCAAGAAAGATGGTCAACAATTCACCAACTACCTGACCATGATTCCGCTACAGTTCAACAGCCACCAGTTCAACATCTCGGTCGGGTTTCAGTGCGAGATGAACGGATGA
- a CDS encoding hypothetical protein (EggNog:ENOG503P4JX; COG:S) — translation MPRLLQRSRPSEPAPATSVGSDDVSLPEYEPPAFPMNDENKAKLERLVAAQRNDSDARQYEKHLNECSKNLIKAVGSINDLLFQRRRQLARHVEKRRSEGVDDKSEAERELEEYVAELEATISTLTDKSEQALRRVIDCRAEFEDTKTVLESVVVTVKAQQPRPEPKPKRERRQQRRPANDDDDDDDDDEEVEEAEDVPPVVGVIDALRTARKVKMIEYSRLSAYDKYAVHNDYIPFKRTWHDAMHPDNEIPLPDPSTWFDEDGNPVKNVADIQEDDDLVVEREIVDLKCPLSLQAFKTPFSNHKCKHTFEKDAIMSFIRSSGGKAQCPVPGCSKDLTITDLYPDEVMLRKMKRVAEASRRNADATSDVEEEEEDDDPDASIVIGRTNNIKRERNNRRVEDIEED, via the exons ATGCCACGTCTACTGCAACGCTCGCGGCCCTCTGAGCCAGCACCAGCTACGTCGGTCGGGTCCGACGACGTCTCCCTGCCCGAGTATGAGCCACCGGCGTTTCCGATGAACGATGAAAACAAAGCGAAATTGGAAAGGCTGGTCGCAGCTCAGCGAAATGACAGCGATGCGAGGCAGTACGAAAAACACCTCAACGAATGTTCAAAGAACCTGATCAAGGCTGTCGGCAGTATCAACGATCTGCTCTTTCAACGGCGAAGGCAACTCGCTCGGCATGTGGAGAAGCGTCGATCAGAAGGTGTCGACGACAAGAGCGAGGCTGAAAGAGAGCTCGAAGAATATGTCGCTGAGTTGGAGGCAACCATCAGCACACTGACAGACAAATCCGAACAAGCCTTGCGGCGTGTAATAGACTGTCGTGCCGAATTCGAAGATACCAAAACAGTTCTTGAGTCCGTGGTAGTGACAGTCAAGGCTCAGCAGCCTCGACCTGAACCGAAACCTAAAAGAGAGAGACGGCAGCAACGGCGCCCTGCaaacgatgacgacgacgacgacgacgacgacgaagaggtggaggaagctGAGGATGTTCCCCCAGTCGTTGGTGTCATCGATGCTCTAAGGACAGCTCGAAAGGTCAAGATGATAGAGTACTCCAGATTATCTGCTTACGATAAGTATGCTGTCCACAACGACTACATTCCTTTCAAGAGGACGTGGCATGATGCCATGCACCCCGACAACGAGATCCCGCTGCCGGATCCCTCCACTTGGTTTGACGAGGATGGCAACCCAGTCAAGAATGTCGCCGACATtcaggaggatgacgatCTTGTTGTCGAGCGTGAAATTGTTGACCTCAAGTGCCCCTTGTCATTGCAGGCCTTCAAAACGCCATTTAGCAATCACAAGTGCAAGCACACCTTTGAGAAAGATGCCATCATGTCTTTCATCCGATCTTCCGGTGGAAAGGCACAATGCCCTGTTCCGGGCTGCTCAAAG GACTTGACAATCACCGACTTGTATCCAGACGAAGTCATGCTTCGGAAAATGAAGCGAGTGGCAGAGGCTTCGAGACGTAATGCCGACGCAACCTCAgatgttgaagaggaggaggaagatgacgaccCCGATGCGAGCATAGTCATTGGACGCacaaacaacatcaagagggagaggaacaACCGCCGTGTGGAAGACATCGAAGAGGACTAA
- a CDS encoding hypothetical protein (EggNog:ENOG503NW56; COG:I) encodes MADNVPAEPSAASQLLQQHATHHVTVEDVVDEELPPKSAASTEATTTESAPPAAAPNPAKANIATQSRELFPELGTAPAPVARPTGIWAKRTGANGTSESNGTPTTSAPPSGATTPTPPAVRGPANISIPGRNVEYTLLEPQHVLPRAQLKKPLPDIAKDFNRRSRAPIKVSTMADGKVRVEATGAQDIATQALKDFINQIGTKLSIKVSIPRSTRAHVIGKGGSTIKALQEKTGARIQMPRVEDAPAAAEDEDDDSTIDVLIEGNSQQAAAARNAILKIAGERAANVNTRLKGIPAEFFPFIAKNGLISSLEQGRDLQVQVPSHPVRVPHPPEAPQGGQPPVFYPAVDNFIQLTGERDAVRAAKEQIERRAEELRQQLAVDQFSLNKGRHQFIVGDKGIPQDQFFDQTGCIVVLPADDEDETVTIIGPSDKITPASDVAMDLAMNMQSSNLDITRYFRQVPSAAAHARNVTRYLRERKEIERLEKLHHVHFNTPFNANGALPWELYARDGKNAIRASNEVKGIVEGHPPARIATAAVDPFFHAYLQKEARPKVRQDYGVHLVIPQGSEADSPLLLVYEGRTSPDSYEIPRAQPSQADLLEMQKWLSEAQAYITGLIAKQDPLTAATMEVPTKFHEKLRRFIKKEQESRPENQIPVRVSNTGSIINFRGPSSAVESLVAKCQAFIEQEKEDEKERGFILEFEFPQKFANHLIGKGGSNIRELRDKFDVDIQVNDGKVQLKGPKAKAEAARAHISALGRQLQDEATHVLKIEPKFHRELIGAQGAQINRLQTRYKVIINFPRTAKPAKDDESVADSSDAGKHRRQQAPDEVIVRGPKRGADEARDEILSLLQYLKDTSFTDSITFQQKQLPSLIGSGGAVLEQLRQSSGARIDIPSAKEDADAEVEIQIKGTKAQVAAAKKALQEKKAVFDDTVVKTIDVDRKYHKALIGTGGANLRDIVVKAGGSDDRRELARAIQFPKQDTDGNTIKVEGRTEVVDKIIAQIQAIVSERESQITEVLEVPVEKHRSLIGRGGDIKRGLENRFKVSIDIPRQGSGQTGVKIAGQAPDVEKAKAHIESLVKEQQGETVQVPRALHHAVSNNGQIFRKFRNDFGVTVDHAGQAVPPRPAAPDARSNGALPLITDDEETTADAHSWKVVESGSSSEEGEIPWVLRGSPESIEKAKKAIEAALEQAKKQDATGYLILPDPRTYRFVIGQGGSKVNSIRKQSGCKITVPRDQAKGEAIEVVGSKEGVEKAKDLILAAVKEGIASRSAPREQ; translated from the exons ATGGCCGATAACGTTCCCGCTGAGCCCTCAGCTGCTAGCCAGCTCTTGCAACAGCATGCCACGCACCACGTAACGGTCGAGGATGTTGTAGACGAAGAGCTCCCACCCAAGTCTGCTGCCAGCACCGAGGCTACCACCACGGAGTCTGCCCCCCCAGCAGCCGCACCAAATCCTGCGAAGGCCAACATTGCTACCCAGTCCCGTGAGCTTTTCCCAGAACTCGGGACTGCACCCGCTCCTGTTGCCCGTCCCACCGGTATCTGGGCCAAGAGAACCGGTGCCAATGGCACAAGCGAAAGCAATGGCACTCCTACAACATCCGCACCTCCCTCCGGTGCAACGACTCCTACTCCCCCGGCTGTCAGGGGCCCTGCGAATATCTCGATCCCAGGCCGCAATGTTGAGTACACACTTTTGGAACCTCAACACGTGCTTCCTCGTGCCCAGCTGAAGAAACCCCTGCCAGACATCGCCAAGGACTTTAACCGTAGGTCGCGGGCACCTATCAAGGTCAGCACCATGGCGGATGGCAAGGTCAGGGTTGAGGCTACTGGCGCCCAGGATATTGCGACCCAGGCTCTGAAGGACTTCATCAACCAGATCGGCACTAAGCTTTCCATCAAGGTGTCGATTCCCCGTTCTACCAGGGCCCATGTCATCGGCAAGGGCGGTTCCACCATCAAGGCCCTGCAGGAGAAGACTGGCGCCCGGATCCAGATGCCTAGGGTAGAGGATGCTCCTGCGGccgctgaggatgaggacgatgacagcACGATCGATGTTTTGATCGAGGGCAACTCCCAGCAGGCTGCTGCAGCCCGTAACGCCATTTTGAAGATTGCTGGTGAACGGGCTGCCAACGTCAACACACGCCTCAAGGGCATCCCTGCCGAGTTCTTTCCCTTCATTGCCAAGAACGGCCTGATCAGCAGCCTGGAACAGGGTAGAGATCTTCAGGTCCAGGTGCCTTCGCACCCCGTCCGGGTGCCTCACCCGCCAGAGGCGCCTCAGGGTGGGCAGCCTCCCGTCTTCTATCCCGCTGTTGACAACTTCATCCAGCTCACTGGTGAGCGCGATGCTGTCAGGGCTGCCAAGGAGCAGATTGAAAGACGTGCCGAGGAGCTCCGCCAGCAACTCGCCGTCGACCAGTTCTCTCTCAACAAGGGACGTCATCAGTTCATTGTTGGCGATAAGGGCATTCCTCAGGATCAGTTCTTCGACCAGACCGGATGCATTGTTGTCTTGCCcgccgacgatgaggacgagaCCGTCACCATTATCGGGCCTTCTGACAAGATCACTCCCGCCTCCGACGTGGCTATGGATCTCGCTATGAACATGCAGAGCTCCAACCTTGATATCACTCGTTACTTCCGCCAGGTtccttctgctgctgcccatgcCCGCAACGTCACCCGCTATCTCCGCGAGAGAAAAGAGATTGAGCGTCTGGAGAAGCTACACCATGTGCACTTCAACACTCCTTTCAATGCCAACGGCGCTCTTCCTTGGGAGCTCTATGCCCGTGATGGCAAGAATGCTATCCGGGCTTCCAACGAAGTCAAGGGCATCGTCGAGGGCCACCCTCCAGCCCGCATTGCGACGGCTGCGGTCGACCCCTTCTTCCACGCCTACCTGCAGAAGGAGGCTAGACCCAAGGTTAGACAAGATTATGGTGTCCACCTTGTGATCCCCCAAGGCTCTGAGGCCGactcccctcttcttcttgtctaCGAGGGCCGCACAAGCCCTGATTCCTACGAGATTCCTCGCGCTCAGCCCAGCCAGGCCGATCTGCTCGAAATGCAAAAGTGGCTCAGCGAGGCCCAAGCCTATATCACTGGCTTGATCGCCAAGCAGGATCCCTTGACTGCCGCTACCATGGAAGTTCCCACCAAGTTCCATGAGAAGTTGCGCAGattcatcaagaaggagcaggagagtCGCCCCGAGAACCAGATCCCTGTGCGCGTGTCGAACACTGGGTCGATCATCAACTTCCGAGGTCCTAGCTCTGCCGTGGAGTCGCTTGTGGCTAAGTGCCAGGCCTTCAttgagcaggagaaggaggacgagaaggagcGCGGGTTCATCTTGGAGTTTGAATTCCCCCAGAAGTTTGCCAACCACCTCATTGGCAAGGGTGGAAGCAATATTCGGGAACTCCGCGACAAGTTCGACGTTGATATCCAGGTCAATGACGGGAAGGTTCAGCTCAAGGgtcccaaggccaaggccgaggccgcCAGAGCTCATATCTCTGCTCTCGGCCGTCAGCTCCAGGACGAGGCTACTCACGTTTTGAAGATCGAGCCCAAGTTCCACCGTGAGCTTATCGGCGCCCAGGGCGCCCAGATCAACCGTCTCCAGACCCGCTACAAGGTCATCATTAACTTCCCTCGCACTGCTAAACCTGCCAAGGACGACGAATCCGTTGCGGATTCGAGCGATGCCGGGAAGCACCGTCGTCAACAGGCCCCTGATGAGGTCATCGTTAGAGGTCCCAAGCGCGGAGCTGATGAGGCCCGTGATGAGATTCTCTCGCTGTTACAGTATCTCAAGGATACCTCCTTCACCGACTCTATCACTTTCCAGCAGAAGCAGCTTCCTTCCTTGATTGGATCTGGAGGTGCTGTGTTGGAGCAGCTTCGCCAGTCCAGTGGTGCCAGGATTGACATCCCCAGCGCCAAGGAAGATGCTGACGCTGAGGTTGAGATCCAGATCAAGGGTACCAAGGCCcaggttgctgctgccaagaaggctcttcaggagaagaaggccgtgTTTGATGACACTGTAGTCAAGACCATCGATGTTGATCGCAAGTACCACAAAGCTCTTATCGGGACTGGCG GTGCCAATCTGCGGGACATCGTCGTCAAGGCTGGCGGTTCCGATGACCGCCGCGAGCTTGCCCGCGCCATTCAATTCCCCAAGCAGGATACTGACGGAAACACTATCAAGGTCGAGGGCCGCACCGAGGTTGTCGACAAGATCATTGCGCAGATCCAGGCTATTGTGTCGGAGCGCGAGAGCCAGATTACCGAGGTTCTCGAGGTGCCTGTTGAGAAGCACAGATCTTTGATTGGCCGCGGCGGTGACATCAAGCGCGGTCTTGAGAACCGATTCAAGGTCTCGATTGATATTCCTCGCCAGGGAAGCGGTCAGACTGGTGTCAAGATTGCCGGCCAGGCTCCCGATGttgagaaggccaaggctcACATCGAGTCTCTGGTCAAGGAGCAGCAGGGCGAGACTGTGCAGGTTCCTCGTGCTCTCCACCACGCCGTCTCAAACAATGGTCAAATCTTCCGCAAGTTCAGAAACGATTTCGGTGTTACTGTCGACCATGCTGGCCAGGCCGTCCCACCCAGACCTGCGGCTCCAGATGCCCGCTCCAACGGTGCTCTTCCTTTGATCACTGACGACGAGGAAACCACTGCCGATGCTCACTCCTGGAAGGTTGTCGAAAGCGGATCGTCGTCCGAGGAGGGTGAAATTCCATGGGTCCTTCGCGGCTCCCCTGAAAGCAtcgagaaggccaagaaggccatcGAGGCTGCGCTGGAacaggccaagaagcaggatGCCACAGGCTACTTGATCCTGCCTGATCCCCGCACGTACCGCTTCGTTATTGGTCAGGGCGGCAGCAAGGTCAACTCCATCCGCAAGCAGAGCGGTTGCAAGATCACCGTTCCCCGTGACCAAGCTAAGGGTGAGGCCatcgaggttgttggcagcaaggagggtgttgagaaggccaaggattTGATTCTGGCTGCCGTTAAGGAAGGTATTGCCAGCAGATCTGCGCCTAGGGAGCAGTAA